One Triticum dicoccoides isolate Atlit2015 ecotype Zavitan chromosome 4B, WEW_v2.0, whole genome shotgun sequence genomic window carries:
- the LOC119293239 gene encoding receptor-like serine/threonine-protein kinase SD1-8, which yields MSRHRLLLAFLSVQLLTASAVADSTLTQRTATGGDQRLASPGGVFQLGLFSLANSTRWFLGIWLAASPGAVVWVANRDRPLHASSSGIVALSGRGDLVLLDAASGNETIWSSSSSLAAVVAQLRDDGNLMLADAAGVTVWQSFDHPTNTFLSGSRAGQDLRTGAVWSASSWRSADDPSPGDFRYVMDTRGSPELHVWWNGRKRYRTGPWNGLRFSGCPDMTTFEDLVEFRFTHTADEVSFVYRDRVGSPVSRLVLNESGAMQRMVWDGALWRVFWSGPRDQCDIYGACGPFGVCNAVGAVMCGCIRGFLPSSPAEWRMRNASGGCARSTALQCGGGDGFYTLRGVKLPETHGSSVDAGASLAECGRRCSSNCSCTAYAASDIRGGGTGCIQWFGELMDTRFVDDGQDLFIRLAMSDLHLETTKTSKLVVIIAVVITSFALLLLSLGLMIWRKIWLRSKQVTKFDDIVRGECPTYHLETLRAATDGFCTKNEIGRGGFGIVYKGQMENGQEVAVKKLSAGNSVQGLKEFKNEVDLIAKLQHRNLVRLLGCCIHCS from the exons ATGAGCCGCCACCGGCTCCTGCTCGCTTTTTTGTCTGTGCAGCTTCTCACGGCCTCGGCCGTCGCCGACAGCACCTTGACGCAGCGGACGGCCACCGGCGGCGACCAGAGGCTGGCCTCGCCGGGCGGCGTCTTCCAGCTCGGCCTCTTCTCCCTCGCCAACAGCACCAGGTGGTTCCTCGGCATATGGCTCGCCGCCTCCCCGGGCGCCGTCGTCTGGGTCGCCAACCGCGATCGCCCGCTCCACGCCTCGTCCTCCGGCATAGTCGCGCTCAGCGGCCGAGGGGACCTCGTGCTCCTCGACGCCGCCAGCGGTAACGAAACCATTTGGTCGTCGTCCAGCTCCTTGGCCGCGGTGGTGGCGCAGCTCCGTGACGACGGCAACCTGATGCTCGCGGACGCGGCCGGGGTCACGGTGTGGCAAAGCTTCGACCACCCGACCAACACGTTCCTCTCCGGGTCGCGGGCCGGGCAGGATCTCCGGACGGGCGCCGTGTGGTCCGCCTCGTCGTGGCGCAGCGCCGACGACCCGTCGCCCGGCGACTTCCGGTACGTGATGGACACTCGGGGCTCGCCGGAGCTGCACGTCTGGTGGAACGGACGCAAGAGGTACCGGACGGGCCCGTGGAACGGGCTGCGGTTCAGCGGCTGCCCGGACATGACCACCTTCGAGGACCTGGTCGAGTTCCGGTTCACCCACACCGCCGACGAGGTCTCCTTCGTGTACCGCGACCGCGTTGGCTCGCCGGTGTCCCGCCTGGTCCTGAACGAGTCCGGCGCGATGCAGCGCATGGTCTGGGACGGCGCGTTGTGGCGGGTCTTCTGGTCAGGGCCGAGGGACCAGTGCGACATCTACGGCGCGTGTGGCCCGTTCGGCGTGTGCAACGCGGTCGGCGCCGTCATGTGCGGCTGCATCAGGGGGTTCCTGCCGAGTTCGCCGGCGGAGTGGCGCATGCGGAACGCGTCCGGCGGGTGCGCTCGCAGCACGGCGCTGCAGTGCGGGGGCGGCGACGGGTTCTACACCCTGCGCGGCGTGAAGCTGCCGGAGACGCACGGCAGCAGCGTGGACGCCGGCGCATCGCTCGCGGAGTGCGGCCGGAGGTGCTCGTCCAACTGCTCTTGCACGGCGTACGCCGCGTCGGACATTCGAGGTGGCGGGACCGGGTGCATACAGTGGTTCGGCGAGCTCATGGACACGCGCTTCGTCGACGATGGCCAGGATCTATTCATCAGGCTGGCAATGTCTGACCTTCACCTAG AGACAACCAAGACCAGCAAGCTCGTCGTGATCATCGCCGTGGTGATAACAtcatttgcattgcttctactatcGCTTGGCCTCATGATCTGGAGAAAGATCTGGCTGCGCAGTAAGCAAG TCACAAAGTTTGATGACATCGTGAGAGGCGAGTGTCCGACGTACCATCTTGAAACCCTTAGAGCCGCCACCGACGGATTCTGCACCAAAAATGAAATAGGGCGCGGTGGCTTCGGCATTGTCTACAAG GGTCAAATGGAAAATGGCCAGGAAGTTGCGGTGAAGAAGCTATCAGCAGGAAACAGTGTGCAAGgtctgaaggagttcaaaaatgagGTGGACCTGATCGCCAAGCTGCAGCACCGCAATCTCGTACGCCTGCTCGGTTGCTGCATCCACTGCTCCTAG